The Mucilaginibacter terrae region GGAATAATTGGTAGTAAACTGCGTTACAAGTCTTCGCAATCGATTGTAAATATAATTACTAAATAATTCACTTTGACATTTTTGGTGTGATTTTATTGAAATGTACCCTTATAAAGAAACTAAAAAGGCGATTTTTATATTATTAAACCTCATTTTTCTCACACACTATCAACGTGACCCACGGTTTAATTTAATTGGTTTAGAAGGACAGCGCAAGGCTGTCCTTCATATTTTAAAAACCTATAATCGATCCGCTTTTTGCACATACCTTACTAAGTGCTTTATTGAAATATTGGGAATCAGATTTACACTCAATAATTTATTGAAATTTCAACCAATCAATATTTACAGGGGTGTTGCTTTCTGAAACAATAAATAAATCATGCATACCTTTTACCGGGTTGATAACCGGATGATTACTGAGTGTCCATTCTTTACTTTCCTTTAAACGAATGCGTGCTATTGGTTTACCTGTTGGTTTGCCCGAGTATATGGCCAACTGCGCACCTGCCGAACCCATCGCCATTATCGAAAGCTTTTTAGGATTGTTTTTAAAGTCAACTGTATTGTAACGCAACCAGGCACCCTTACCATTTAACATGGTCATCCAGCCATTAAATTTGTTGGCGGTATCAATAAAATCAACTTTTACGCCGTTGTTACTTATTGCATTGTAACGGTCGATCTGTATTTTACCTGATGCCTGAGTTATGCCTATTCCGCGCAGTGTAGGCATAACTTTGCGAATAGTGCCATCTTTTTCAAAAAACAAACTGTCGGCACGAATAGACCGGTTTTTATCAAATGAAGGCGACAAGTCTTTATCGTGATAAAACAAATACCACTGGTTTTTAAAGTTGATAATGGAATGGTGATTAGTCCAGCAACCACTGGCCGATTCATCCATAATTACCCCTTTAAATGTGAACGGACCAAGCGGCGAATTTGATGTAGCGTATTCTAAACGCTCAGTTTTATTGGCAACGTGCGGATAGGTTAAGTAATAAATACCCGCGCGTTCAAACATATATGGCCCCTCTTTTAGCCCTTTGTCGGGCAACTCTCCCAATGTTTTAGGTTCTGTGGCCAGTTCCAGCATGTTTTCTTTAAGCTTGGCACCGTAAATATTACCCTGCGACCAGTATAAATAAGCCTGTCCGTCTTTATCCATAAAAACGTTTGGATCAATACCACGTACACCCTGTATACCTTCGGCCTGTGGTTTAAACGGCCCGTAGGGCTTATCGGCAACTGCTACACCAATGCCAAAAGGCTTACGTTCACCCTCTCCTTTAACCGTGGCAGGGAAATAAAAATAATACTTTCCATTTCGAAAAACGCAATCGGGTGCCCACATGCTGTAAGCGGCAGGATCGGCCCAGGGCACCTGGGTTTGGCTAACGATCATGCCGTGGTCTGTCCAGTTTGTTAAATCGGCCGATGAAAACACATGATAGTCTTCCATGCAAAACCAACCTACCCTGCCTTTACCCGGTTGTGCACGAATATCATGCGACGGGTAAACATACACCCGGCCATCAAATACCCGTGCCGAAGGATCGGCGGTAAACTGATTGGTGATAAGCGGGTTTTGAGCTGAAGAACTTGCAGGAATGATGCAGATCAGCCCAATGCCAGTAAAAAGATGTAATAAATATTTTTTCATGAGAGGATGCAGTTGTATACTTCGAAGATGGATTTATAAAATGTTTAATTGTGCGAACTGATGCTATCGCTTATTCTGAAATAATCAACATCAACGTATCCGCCCACAGCTGCCGTAGCATAATTAAATATGCCAAAACGGTAGCCCATAAAATGTGGTATGGTGTAGGCCATTTGTAGAGTTGTACCTATTAGCGTCCAGGTATTACCATCCAAACTATAATAGAAATAGGCTTTATCGGTACGGTTTTTAAAATCACATTCGGCCTTTAGATAAATCTTATTTTGTGTAAGCGGCAAAGTAGCGGCTTCAACAGGAGTTTTGGTTTGCCCGTTAACCATGACGATGTGTTTTTTGCCATCCAGCATTTTCACACCTACCCATCCGTATCGTTGCTGCAAAAGTAGCAGTCCGGCACAGTCGCCATCTTTCATTTTTGAAACATCAATAGCTATTGACCCCGAACTTACCGGGCCAATGGTACGTTGCGTAAGCGTATTCCGGGCCAGCATAATGGATGTATCAATTCGTCCGGTTGTTAAACGCAGGTAGCCTGCACGGGCATTTACCGACCATAGTGTATTATCAGGGTTATGATTCCACTGCCAAATCAATGGCAAAGCCGCATCTCCCTTACGCCTCGAAAACTCATCGGATGCAACCAATGACGGGATGAGGCCTTTGCTTGCCGGTAAATCGAGCGTTTCGAGTACTTTACCATTTACACCCAAAACCGGCCAGCCGTTTTCCCAGGTAACAGGTACCATGTAAGGTATACGGCCTACCGCTCCATTATCCCTAAAAAGATATGCATACCATTTGTCTTCAGGTGTGCTAATCAATCCGCCCTGGGCTACACCTTTATCCTGCAAGGCAATGCGCCCTTCGTAAGGCCCTGTCAATTTATCGGCACGGTGAATTATAACCGTGCGCATACCTCCTTTTGGCCAGCTGATATTGAAAAGATAATACTTGCCTTTAACTTTGAACAGCTGCGACCCTTCGGCAGGTAAACCGCCATCGGTACCTGATATAGCTGTTGCATTTTCAATTATTGTCTGCGGTTTAAAATCGGGGTTAAGACCAGTTAAATCGCTGTTTAGCTGGGCCAGCATAATGCGCCCGCTGCCATAAAGCATATAAGCCTTGCCATCTTCATCAAAAAATAAAGAATGATCGTGTAATGCCGGTTTGAATGATGTTACCTTCCAGGGGCCATTTTCGATATTATTTGTACTGTAGATGTAAGTGGTGTTGGTAGTGCCTGAAAAGGTACTTACATAATACTTACCCTTATGCTCGCGCAAACTGCTCGCCCATGAACCGCGCCCGTAAGTGCTTTTGCCATTTATCAAATCCAGTTCGTTTGTGTGTGCCAGCGTATCATAAGCATAACCCACCATCGACCAATTTACCAGGTCTTTTGATTTCATGATGGGTAAACCCGGGCTCATGTGCATGGTAGTGCTGCTCATGTAATAAACATTACCCACCCTGATCATTGAAAGATCTGGAACATCAGCATAAACTGTTGGGTTTGATGCTTTTTGTGCAATCACATTATTAGTTACTCCTACGGCTATACCGAGTAAGCACAATGCGCCCAACGCACTTTTTTTAAAAATAAACATTTATAGGTCAATTGGTTAATGAACGTATTAGGTATTGTACATTTAAATAGCATGACCATGAATATCGGCAGGTAAGAGAGCTGACATTCATGGCTTTAAAAGCCTATGGTTACAAATGCTAATAAACATTAAAACACATCAAATTAACTATACAAATGTTCAATATGCTTGGCTAAATGTTCATTAATTAAATGAGAATGACTGCAACGCCATTTCAAAAGTATATTATTAAGTATTTTGAATAGTTGAGTTAGCAAATCTTTTGTGCTGTATTAGCTAAGCTTAAACATAACTACCTGTGATTTGAACATTTGAACAGCACGCTAACCTATTACTCAGGTAATTTTATAACCAAGACTAACTGATTATTTATCTTACTTATTTACTACAAAATGGTAAAATCTTTTTTTTGTATTGCTGCATTAATTTGTGGCTTACAGGCTGCTGTATTAGCTCAAGCGCAGGTTACAAACCCTATCCTATCCGGCTTTTACCCCGACCCAAGTATTGTTAGGGTTGATAAGGATTATTACCTCGTTAACTCCACATTTGCTTACTTCCCGGGTATACCGGTTTTTCATAGTAAGGACTTAAAAAACTGGGAACAAGTTGGCAACGTGATAGACAGACCGACACAGATGACCTTTATGGGCGACCGTGTTACCCGCGGACTATTTGCACCAGCCATTAATTACCATAAGGGTACTTATTATATCACCTGTACGCAAATTGACCAAAAAGGAAACTTTATAATGACGGCTAAAAATCCGGCTGGCCCATGGAGCGACCCAACATGGTTGCCTCAGGTACGCGGTATCGATCCATCATTGTTTTTTGACCAGGATAAAGCTTATGTAGTGTACAATGGAGATGCGCCGGATAATAAATCATTATACAGCGGGCATCGCACCATACGCATGTACGAGCTTGATCCAACAACTTTAAAGGTAACCGGCGAAAACCAGATACTGGTAAATGGCGGTGTTGACATTACTAAAAAACCGGTTTGGATTGAAGGCCCACATATTATGAAAGTAGGTAACTGGTATTATTTATATGCTGCCGAAGGCGGCACCTCGGTCAATCACTCTGAAGTAGTTTTTCGTAGTAAAACCGTAAACGGCCCATACGTACCTTATGAAAAAAACCCGATCTTAACGCAAAGAGATTTACCCGCTGACCGGAAAAATCCTATTACATCGGCGGGCCACGCCGAGTTTGTAACCGGGCCCGATGGTAAAACTTATGCTGTATTCTTGGCTGTGCGCCCTTACGAGGGTAATTATTATAACACTGGGCGTGAAACTTTTCTGGCTCCGGTAGCATGGAAAGATGAATGGCCGGTTATTAACCCCGATAGCAAAGAAATTCCATACAAATTCACGCTGCCTTATCCCGAGGTTAAACTTGCCAATCAAAAACCTCAAAGCGGTAACTTTGCGTACCAAACCAATTTTTCTAAAGGCATTGATGCATCGTTCCTGTTTTTGCGCACTCACGAACCAGGCTGGCTTACAACCAATAAAACCGGTGGCTTAACCATGCTTTTAAGCAAAGAAACCTGTATGGGTAAAGGCCATCCATCATTTGTAGGTAAACGTCAACAGCATATTAAGTGTGAGGCTACAACAACTTTAAAGTTCAATGCCAATAGCCAAAATGAAAAAGCCGGTTTGCTGGCATTTCAGGATGAGCGGCATTTTTATTTTGCCTGCCGCTCAAAAGACAGTGCAGGGCATGCCGTTGTACAGTTATATAAATCTTCAGCCACTGCTGAAAAAATGGAACTAATGGCCGAGCAGGTATTAAAACAGCCAAACGAAGACTTAAAACTAAGAGTTACAGCCAACGGCGATACATATGGTTTTGATTATGCAGAAGGAAAACAAAACTGGCAGGTTTTAAAAGACCAGGTTGATGGGAAGTTTTTGAGCACACAGGTAGCAGGTGGCTTTATTGGTACTTTGTTTGCACTATACGGCACCTCAGCAGGCTCGGAATCGAACAATAAGACTACATTTAAAGATCTTTCGTACAAAGGAGACGACGACATATATAAATAATTGCCTTTTACAATTCATTACAAAACAAAGGCCGCTTTGCAAAAAGTGGCCTTTGTTTTTACTTGTATTCTTAATTAAGAGTGGTAACCAGTAATAATTTTAACTAAGACGCCACATCTGTTTTAGAGCGTACAGGTTTTCTTTTTTGACTTACATATTCAGATGGTAGCATTTGGTATTTAGCCTTGAATGATTTGGCAAAGTAATTTGGCGTGGCAAATCCTACGGTGTACGCAATCTGGGCAATATTTAGATCGCTATTCTCCAACAGCATGGCGGCCTTTTCCAATTTAATGGATCTGATAAACTCTACTGGGGAAAGCCCCGTTATTTCCAGCAATTTATTGTACAGCGATCCCCGGCTCATGCCAATATGCCTGCTCAAATCTTCAACCGATAGCTGTGTATTAGTTAAATTCTCTTCGATGTACTTTAGTACCGATCTTAATAACCTTTCGTTACCCGATTCTACCTTAAGCTCGGTTGTGGCCAATTTAACCTGTTTGGTGTATGTGTTTTTTAAGGTACGGTTTAAGGTAAGCAAGTTTTTAATACGTACATTAAGTATATCAAAGCTAAAAGGCTTATTTAAATAATCGTTTGCGCCCGAAGCTAACCCTTTGAGTTGTTTCTCTTCGCCTGATGATGCAGTGAGCAGAATAACAGGAATATGACCTGTTCTTTTATCTCCTTTAATTTTCTGACTTAGCTCCAATCCATCCATGTATGGCATCATCACATCACTTACAACCAGTTCGGGGTGGCTGGCTAAGGTTTTTTGCCAACCTTCTTTACCGTTAGCTGCCTCAATAACCCTGTAATGCGATTTCAGGTTATCACGCAAGAAAAATCGAAAATCCTCATTGTCTTCCACTATCAATATCAATGGCAAATTATCATTTCCTAACACTTCATGTTCTGTTAACTCATTAGACAGGCGGACATCCGGTTTTAAATCTACCTCATCAATAGCGGGCTCCTTTGCAAGAGGTTCAGCCTCGATTAGTATATCAGGCTCAACCGTTTGGAACGGCAACTCAATCCTGAAAGTTGTTCCTACTCCCTCTGTGCTATTAACACTAATTTGCCCGCCATGCATTTGTACAAATTCGCGCACGATGGACAGGCCTATACCGCTACCCTGATCAGGTACTGCGCTTGAACTCTTACTTTGATAAAATCGCTCAAAAATTAATGCCTGGCTGTTCTTTTCTATCCCTACCCCGGTGTCGGAAACTTCAATAATAAGTGTGTTCTCTGTATCGCCCTCCAACGAATGTTGTAGGTATGTAACCAACATCACCTTGCCTCCCCCCGAACTAAATTTAAAGGCATTAGACAGCAGATTGAAAAGTATACGTTCCAGTTTATTAGGATCATAGGCCATATGCAATCGGTCAACCGAGGTATTGATAATGAATGCGATCTGCTTCTTCTCAGACAAGTCCTGAAATGACTCGCAAACCTCAAGGATAAATGAAATTACATCTCCCTTAATTAAATTCAGCTTCAATTCACGCTCTTCAATTTTCCTAAAATCAAGTAATTGATTAACCAGGTTAAGTAAGCGGCGTGTATTTCTTTTAACCACTTTTAATTGAATGATCGAATCGCCGTCCAAATTCTTCTGGTTCATCATTTTATCAACCGGACCCATAATTAATGAGATAGGTGTACGGAGATCGTGACTAAGATTTGTGAGAAATTTAATTTTTAACCGGTCTAACTCGTGCAGACGTTCGGCCTCTCTTTTGCTATGTTCCTGTGTAAACTCGCGTTTAAGTTTTTGAATGCCACGGTAACGGATAACTAACAGTGAAGATATAGCCAACCCAACATAAAAAAGGTAAGCCCATATGGTCATCCAGAAAGGCGGATCGATACGTATTTCTAATAAAGCCGGTTTATTGTTCCATATTCCGTCGTTATTACTCGCTTTAACCTCAAAAACATATGTGCCTGGACTTAAGTTAGTATAGTAAGCAGTTGTTTTTGTACCCGCGTTTATCCAGTCTTTATCAAATCCTTTTAACCGGTATTGGTAGCGGTTTTGCCGGGGACTGGTAAAATTTAATGCAACAAAACTAATAGAGAAGTTTTGCTTGTAAGTAAGCGTAGCGTTTTTAGCAACTGAAATATCCGCATCAAGCATAGTTGAATCTGTACCTGAAATAGTTTTATTGCCTACTTTAAGTTCGGTAAAAATAATTTCGGGCACACGCCTGTTAAATTTAATAGCCTGTGGGTCAATAAAGTTAAGCCCTTCCCCTCCTCCAAAATACAGTGTACCATTTTTTGCAAGCAAGCCTGCACCATTTTTAAAAGAACTAAACTGCAATCCGTTATAGTAGCTGTAATTTGTAATCCTACCGTTTGATGGGGTTAGCCAGCTTACGCCTTTGTTCGTGCTCATCCATATTCTGCCATTACGGTCTTGTAACAAGGCATGAATAACACCGTCGGCAAGCCCGTTTTTATCAGTAAGCAGCTCAATCTTCTTTAAACTTGCGTTTATTTTCATTAATCCATCGCCTGCGGTACCAACCCACATGTTGCCATTCTGGTCTTCAGCGAATGTATTGATTTTATTACTTGGCAATGCTCCGCTAAACTGGTTTAATGCTTCAAAATTTCGCTTACGCGGGTCATATACAGCTATTCCAGTACCATATGATCCAACCCACATACGGCCTTGCTTATCTTCTTCCAGTGCCCTTATATAACCATTCAAGGGTATAAACTGCATATTTTCACCTTCTATAGGCGGGCCATATTTTAAGAATGATTTTGTGCGTGGATCATAAACATTTACCCCACCACCATTGGTACCAACCCACATACGGCCTGCCTTGTCTTCCTTTAAGCAAAATACTTCATTGCTGTTCAAAGCCTGGTCGGTACTTCCTTTAGCAAAATGAGTTATACTTCCATTGGCAGGGTCGAGCCTGAAAAGTCCTGATTGATAAGTACCTATCCATAAACTACGGTCGCGGCTGCGTTCAAGTGCAAGTATTTTGAGGTTTGATGACTCAACCCCGGGCACATGTAATGGAATGTGTTCAAAAAGGCCGGTAGTGGGATGATAAATACTCAGGCCTCCACCATCGGTACCTACATATATATCACCATTATCTCCATAAGCCAATGAACTTACAAATGGAGCATTAAGGCCAAAAACATCATATGGGTTGCTTTTTTTTAAGCTAAAAAATGTTAGGTTTCTATCGTATTTATTAATACCTGCATCATATGTGCCTATCCAGGTAATACCGTCGCGGTCGTTCAAAATGCTCTTAACAACACGTCCGGATATGCTCGACACATCGCGCCCCACCGGAAAATAATGCCGCATGTTGCCTGTTTTTATATCCAGGATGTTCAGGCCATCTTCGGTGCCTATCCACAGGTTGTTTGCATTATCGGCACTTATTGTATAAATAGTATTATCGCTTAATGCGCGCGGCCCGTTACCAGTTGTTATGTTATTAAAATTATTGTTAACACGGCTATAATTGCTTAAGCCGCTGTTTGTACCAAACCATAAACTGCCCAATTTATCCTCAGTAATAGTTTTAACCAAATCTGAGCAAATGGTTTTTTCATCTCCGTTACGATGTTTGTAAGCAGTAAAATCTTTTCTATTTGCGTTGTGGCTAAACAAGCCATACTTTGTTCCGATCCATATCAACCCTGTTCTGTCTGCATAAACAGATAGAACCTCCCCGCGCCCAACTTGCCAAGGCACTTTTTTATCATTACCAAATTTAGTTACCTGGTTAGTGCGCGGATTAAGCATATTGAGCCCACCTAATGTGGCAACCCAAATATTGCCTTTATTATCGCTGCAAATGCCTTTTATGTTGCCGCTTGATAAACCGTCTCCAATTAAACTTTCCTTGTAATGGAAAAAATTATTCTTACGCCGGTCGTATAAATGCAGCCCTGCGCTGGTGCCTACCCATAGCCTGCCCTGCTTATCTTCATGTAAGCTCGAAACCTCGTTGCTACGGATGCTGGTTGAATCTTTAATATCATGCCGGTAGATCACAAAATTTAAACCGTTAAATTTTGTAAGCCCGTCTTCAGTAGCAAACCATAGCAGGCCGTAACTGTCTTTTAAAAATGCATTAATAGTATTTGAAGGCAAACCATCCTTTGATGTAATTGAAGTAAAGTGTAGTTCCTGTTGTTGAGCATGTAAGCTTTGCTGAAGCAAAAGCATGAATATTAAGCTCACTAATAGGCGGTAGTGTAATGGTCTTATCATAAAAGGTGTTAAAACACAGAGCTATGAGCTAAGATATTCTTTTTTCAAAACAACTTATAGTTTTAAAAACAAACACTTAACTGAAGAACTGATGCTTTTTTTAATTGGTTTAGCAAATATAGACTAAACCTATTCAATGCTCATGGAACTAATGTATTTTTTGATGCGACTATAGTTTAGTCAAAAGTTGCATACGCATAACCGATTTATTTATAAAATACAATAAGTCAAATACTTATACCAAACACTGCTTCTTTTTAATCGCAATAGATTTCAACATTTGTAATAATTATTGTTTAACTGAAAGAAAACGCTATAAACATTCTTTGCCTACTTATGCAGAAATGAATATTAGGTCATGGCCAGCATTTAATAGCTTTACTTATGTTTTAACACAGCAAGGCTTATTAGCTATTTGAGTAATTTCCTAACCAAAAAAGTATGTTACCTATAACCATGATCAATTGGATTCCCAATTACTTGTCAAACATGCCGCTACATTTGCAGCTGGCAAAATCAGTAAAGCAAAGAATTATTAATCAAACACTCCGGTATGGTCAAATCCTCCCTGCAACAAAAGATATTGGCATACGGCTTGGTATTTCTGCACAAATCATAAAATCTGCATATATTGAGTTGCAAAATGAAAGCCTTGGGTTATTACAGAACAACGGAACTTTTGCAATAACCATTAAAACCCAGGTAATGAAGATAAATACACTGCATTCCTGAAAAACCATTTAAAATTATAAACCAACCATTTAACACCCGGTGATTTGTACCGGCTTAACCTGTTACAACCAAAACTTATTGTAAAATGAGGAGATCGACTATTTTTTACTCACTAATTTTAATATCAGTAATGGGCTTATGCCTGGCATTTGATACTCCCCGTACCGGGGATTTAAAGTTTAGAAATCCGGCGCTTAGTATTGAAGAGCGTGTTAATGATTTAGTATCAAAACTAACTCTTGAAGAAAAGGTTGGGCAAATGCTTAATGCCGCGCCTGCCGTTGAGCGCTTGGGCATACCCGCCTACAACTGGTGGAACGAAAGCCTGCACGGTATTGCCCGCACGCCTTTTAAGGTAACCGTTTACCCGCAAGCTATTGCCATGGCAGCAACTTTTGATACCAATAGCATGCACCGCATGGCCGAGTATACTGCTGATGAAGGGCGTGCGGTTTATAACGAAAGCGTTAAGGCCGGACACCGTGGTATTTATCTGGGGTTAACTTACTGGACGCCCAATATCAACATTTTCAGAGATCCGCGCTGGGGACGTGGACAGGAAACTTATGGTGAAGACCCTTATTTAACTGCTAATATAGGTGCATCATTTGTGCGTGGTTTGCAAGGTACTGATCCGGTTTACCTTAAAGCGGCGGCATGTGCCAAGCATTATGCCGTTCACAGCGGACCAGAATCATCACGTCATGAGTTTAATGCAGAAGCTACCGATTACGACCTGTGGGATACTTACCTGCCTGCCTTTCATAAGTTAGTTGTTGATACCAAGGTGGCCGGCGTAATGTGTGCTTACAACGCTTTTAAAGGTCAGCCATGCTGCGGAAGCGATTTGCTTTTAAACAACATCCTTCGTAATAAATGGAAATTTACCGGTTACCTTACTTCTGATTGCGGTGGTATTGACGACTTTTACCAAAAACACAAAACCCATGCCTCGGCCGAAGACGCCGCTGCAGATGCCGTTTTACATGGCACCGATATTGAATGCGGTAACGTGACTTACAAATCTCTTTTAGGTGCAGTGCAGCATGGTAAAATTTCCGAAAAGCAACTTGATATTTCATTAAAACGCTTATTTACCATTCGTTTCAGATTGGGAATGTTTGATCCTCCGGCCAAAAATAAGTACGCCAAAATTGGTGCAGAAATGCTGGAGACGCCTGAGCATAAAGCCCACGCATTAAAAATGGCCCACCAGTCTATTGTATTACTCAAAAATCAAAACAATGTATTGCCCTTGAGCAAGCATTTAAAAAAAGTAGCAGTAATTGGCCCCAATGCCGATAACCCTATCAGTGTTTTAGGTAATTACAATGGTACACCATCTGAAATTAGTACACCATACAAAGCCATTAAAGCCAAATTGGGCAATAACGCCGAAGTTTATTATGATCAGGGCATAAGCTATACCAGCGAAAGTTACACCCGTAATATTGACTTAGGCGAGTTAGGCACCATAAACGGCCAAAAGGGTTTTAAGGCAGAATACTGGCAAAACGGAACATTAAACGGTCAGCCTGCCGTTACCCGCCAGGAAACGGCCATTAATTATATATGGCGCGATGGTACTTTTGTTGTGGGACAAGTAAGCCAAAAGAATTTTTCGGCTCGTTGGTCAACTAATTATGTTGCAGCAAGCAATGATGATATTAGTTTTGAACTTACAGGAAACAAGCCTTATAAACTTATAATAGATAACGAAGAGCGCACATTAAGCGGAGAGCCCGATGGTTTTGGCCCTAAAACTTATACCTTAAAAGCAAAAAAAGGCCAATCATACCAGGTTGTTATTGAGTACCGCCAAACCGAGGGACGGGCAACTTTTAGTTTCAAATCGGGCGTGGCCATTAAAGCGGATGTAAATGCAATTGCGCAAAGTGTTAAAGATGCAGATGCCATCATTTTCGTGGGCGGAATATCACCTCAACTCGAAGGTGAAGAAATGCGTGTAAAT contains the following coding sequences:
- a CDS encoding glycoside hydrolase family 43 protein; its protein translation is MVKSFFCIAALICGLQAAVLAQAQVTNPILSGFYPDPSIVRVDKDYYLVNSTFAYFPGIPVFHSKDLKNWEQVGNVIDRPTQMTFMGDRVTRGLFAPAINYHKGTYYITCTQIDQKGNFIMTAKNPAGPWSDPTWLPQVRGIDPSLFFDQDKAYVVYNGDAPDNKSLYSGHRTIRMYELDPTTLKVTGENQILVNGGVDITKKPVWIEGPHIMKVGNWYYLYAAEGGTSVNHSEVVFRSKTVNGPYVPYEKNPILTQRDLPADRKNPITSAGHAEFVTGPDGKTYAVFLAVRPYEGNYYNTGRETFLAPVAWKDEWPVINPDSKEIPYKFTLPYPEVKLANQKPQSGNFAYQTNFSKGIDASFLFLRTHEPGWLTTNKTGGLTMLLSKETCMGKGHPSFVGKRQQHIKCEATTTLKFNANSQNEKAGLLAFQDERHFYFACRSKDSAGHAVVQLYKSSATAEKMELMAEQVLKQPNEDLKLRVTANGDTYGFDYAEGKQNWQVLKDQVDGKFLSTQVAGGFIGTLFALYGTSAGSESNNKTTFKDLSYKGDDDIYK
- a CDS encoding glycoside hydrolase family 43 protein, translating into MFIFKKSALGALCLLGIAVGVTNNVIAQKASNPTVYADVPDLSMIRVGNVYYMSSTTMHMSPGLPIMKSKDLVNWSMVGYAYDTLAHTNELDLINGKSTYGRGSWASSLREHKGKYYVSTFSGTTNTTYIYSTNNIENGPWKVTSFKPALHDHSLFFDEDGKAYMLYGSGRIMLAQLNSDLTGLNPDFKPQTIIENATAISGTDGGLPAEGSQLFKVKGKYYLFNISWPKGGMRTVIIHRADKLTGPYEGRIALQDKGVAQGGLISTPEDKWYAYLFRDNGAVGRIPYMVPVTWENGWPVLGVNGKVLETLDLPASKGLIPSLVASDEFSRRKGDAALPLIWQWNHNPDNTLWSVNARAGYLRLTTGRIDTSIMLARNTLTQRTIGPVSSGSIAIDVSKMKDGDCAGLLLLQQRYGWVGVKMLDGKKHIVMVNGQTKTPVEAATLPLTQNKIYLKAECDFKNRTDKAYFYYSLDGNTWTLIGTTLQMAYTIPHFMGYRFGIFNYATAAVGGYVDVDYFRISDSISSHN
- a CDS encoding family 43 glycosylhydrolase, giving the protein MKKYLLHLFTGIGLICIIPASSSAQNPLITNQFTADPSARVFDGRVYVYPSHDIRAQPGKGRVGWFCMEDYHVFSSADLTNWTDHGMIVSQTQVPWADPAAYSMWAPDCVFRNGKYYFYFPATVKGEGERKPFGIGVAVADKPYGPFKPQAEGIQGVRGIDPNVFMDKDGQAYLYWSQGNIYGAKLKENMLELATEPKTLGELPDKGLKEGPYMFERAGIYYLTYPHVANKTERLEYATSNSPLGPFTFKGVIMDESASGCWTNHHSIINFKNQWYLFYHDKDLSPSFDKNRSIRADSLFFEKDGTIRKVMPTLRGIGITQASGKIQIDRYNAISNNGVKVDFIDTANKFNGWMTMLNGKGAWLRYNTVDFKNNPKKLSIMAMGSAGAQLAIYSGKPTGKPIARIRLKESKEWTLSNHPVINPVKGMHDLFIVSESNTPVNIDWLKFQ
- a CDS encoding hybrid sensor histidine kinase/response regulator transcription factor; amino-acid sequence: MIRPLHYRLLVSLIFMLLLQQSLHAQQQELHFTSITSKDGLPSNTINAFLKDSYGLLWFATEDGLTKFNGLNFVIYRHDIKDSTSIRSNEVSSLHEDKQGRLWVGTSAGLHLYDRRKNNFFHYKESLIGDGLSSGNIKGICSDNKGNIWVATLGGLNMLNPRTNQVTKFGNDKKVPWQVGRGEVLSVYADRTGLIWIGTKYGLFSHNANRKDFTAYKHRNGDEKTICSDLVKTITEDKLGSLWFGTNSGLSNYSRVNNNFNNITTGNGPRALSDNTIYTISADNANNLWIGTEDGLNILDIKTGNMRHYFPVGRDVSSISGRVVKSILNDRDGITWIGTYDAGINKYDRNLTFFSLKKSNPYDVFGLNAPFVSSLAYGDNGDIYVGTDGGGLSIYHPTTGLFEHIPLHVPGVESSNLKILALERSRDRSLWIGTYQSGLFRLDPANGSITHFAKGSTDQALNSNEVFCLKEDKAGRMWVGTNGGGVNVYDPRTKSFLKYGPPIEGENMQFIPLNGYIRALEEDKQGRMWVGSYGTGIAVYDPRKRNFEALNQFSGALPSNKINTFAEDQNGNMWVGTAGDGLMKINASLKKIELLTDKNGLADGVIHALLQDRNGRIWMSTNKGVSWLTPSNGRITNYSYYNGLQFSSFKNGAGLLAKNGTLYFGGGEGLNFIDPQAIKFNRRVPEIIFTELKVGNKTISGTDSTMLDADISVAKNATLTYKQNFSISFVALNFTSPRQNRYQYRLKGFDKDWINAGTKTTAYYTNLSPGTYVFEVKASNNDGIWNNKPALLEIRIDPPFWMTIWAYLFYVGLAISSLLVIRYRGIQKLKREFTQEHSKREAERLHELDRLKIKFLTNLSHDLRTPISLIMGPVDKMMNQKNLDGDSIIQLKVVKRNTRRLLNLVNQLLDFRKIEERELKLNLIKGDVISFILEVCESFQDLSEKKQIAFIINTSVDRLHMAYDPNKLERILFNLLSNAFKFSSGGGKVMLVTYLQHSLEGDTENTLIIEVSDTGVGIEKNSQALIFERFYQSKSSSAVPDQGSGIGLSIVREFVQMHGGQISVNSTEGVGTTFRIELPFQTVEPDILIEAEPLAKEPAIDEVDLKPDVRLSNELTEHEVLGNDNLPLILIVEDNEDFRFFLRDNLKSHYRVIEAANGKEGWQKTLASHPELVVSDVMMPYMDGLELSQKIKGDKRTGHIPVILLTASSGEEKQLKGLASGANDYLNKPFSFDILNVRIKNLLTLNRTLKNTYTKQVKLATTELKVESGNERLLRSVLKYIEENLTNTQLSVEDLSRHIGMSRGSLYNKLLEITGLSPVEFIRSIKLEKAAMLLENSDLNIAQIAYTVGFATPNYFAKSFKAKYQMLPSEYVSQKRKPVRSKTDVAS
- a CDS encoding GntR family transcriptional regulator, with the translated sequence MLPITMINWIPNYLSNMPLHLQLAKSVKQRIINQTLRYGQILPATKDIGIRLGISAQIIKSAYIELQNESLGLLQNNGTFAITIKTQVMKINTLHS